Proteins from one Agelaius phoeniceus isolate bAgePho1 chromosome 10, bAgePho1.hap1, whole genome shotgun sequence genomic window:
- the EPHB3 gene encoding ephrin type-B receptor 3 isoform X1 — MAAARPGAPPPPPPLLPLLLLLLLPGGRRALEETLMDTKWVTSELAWTTHPETGWEEVSGYDEAMNPIRTYQVCNVREANQNNWLRTKFIQRQDVQRVYVELKFTVRDCNSIPNIPGSCKETFNLFYYESDTDSASANSPFWMENPYIKVDTIAPDESFSKLESGRVNTKVRSFGPLSKNGFYLAFQDLGACMSLISVRAFYKKCSNTIAGFAIFPETLTGAEPTSLVIAPGTCIPNAVEVSVPLKLYCNGDGEWMVPVGACTCAAGYEPTMKDTQCQACGPGTFKSKQGEGPCSPCPPNSRTTSGAAMVCTCRNGFFRADTDPADSACTSVPSAPRNVISNVNETSLVLEWSEPQDTGGRDDLLYNVICKKCSVERRLCTRCDDNVEFVPRQLGLTERRIYISNLMAHTQYTFEIQAVNGISNKSPYPPHFASVNITTNQAAPSAVPTMHLHSSTGNSMTLSWTPPERPNGIILDYEIKYSEKQGQSDGIANTVTSQKNSVRLDGLKANARYMVQVRARTVAGYGRYSLPTEFQTTAEGGSTSKTFQELPLIVGSATAGLVFVIVVVVIAIVCFRKGMVTEHLLSSPLGRKQRNNTDPEYTEKLQQYVTPGMKVYIDPFTYEDPNEAVREFAKEIDISCVKIEEVIGAGEFGEVCRGRLKLPGRREIFVAIKTLKVGYTERQRRDFLSEASIMGQFDHPNIIHLEGVVTKSRPVMIITEFMENCALDSFLRLNDGQFTVIQLVGMMRGIAAGMKYLSEMNYVHRDLAARNILVNSNLVCKVSDFGLSRFLEDDPADPTYTSSLGGKIPIRWTAPEAIAYRKFTSASDVWSYGIVMWEVMSYGERPYWDMSNQDVINAVEQDYRLPPPMDCPTALHQLMLDCWVRDRNLRPKFAQIVNTLDKLIRNAASLKVIASVQSGISQPLLDRTVPDYTTFTTVGDWLDAIKMGRYKENFVNAGFASFDLVAQMTAEDLLRIGVTLAGHQKKILSSIQDMRLQMNQTLPVQV, encoded by the exons ATGGCCGCGGCCCGCCCGGGggcccccccgccgccgccgccgctgctcccccttctgctgctcttgctgctccCCGGTGGCCGCCGCGCTCTGGAGG AGACCCTGATGGACACAAAGTGGGTGACCTCTGAGTTGGCATGGACAACTCATCCGGAGACAGGG TGGGAAGAAGTCAGTGGTTATGACGAGGCCATGAACCCTATCCGCACGTACCAGGTCTGCAACGTACGGGAGGCCAACCAGAACAACTGGCTTCGTACCAAATTCATCCAGCGCCAGGACGTCCAGCGCGTCTACGTGGAGCTGAAGTTCACTGTGCGGGACTGCAACAGCATTCCCAACATCCCTGGCTCCTGTAAAGAGACCTTCAACCTCTTCTATTATGAGTCAGATACGGATTCTGCCTCTGCAAACAGCCCTTTCTGGATGGAGAACCCCTATATCAAAGTGGATACAATTGCCCCAGATGAGAGCTTCTCCAAGCTGGAGTCTGGCCGTGTGAACACCAAGGTGCGCAGCTTTGGCCCTCTCTCCAAGAATGGTTTTTACCTTGCCTTCCAAGACCTGGGAGCCTGCATGTCCCTCATCTCCGTCCGGGCTTTCTACAAGAAATGCTCCAACACCATTGCTGGCTTTGCTATCTTCCCGGAGACTCTAACGGGGGCCGAGCCCACTTCCCTGGTCATCGCGCCGGGCACCTGCATCCCCAATGCAGTGGAGGTGTCTGTGCCCCTCAAGCTGTACTGCAACGGCGACGGCGAGTGGATGGTACCCGTGGGAGCATGCACGTGTGCTGCTGGATATGAGCCCACCATGAAGGATACCCAGTGCCAAG CGTGCGGCCCAGGAACCTTCAAATCTAAGCAGGGGGAaggtccctgctctccctgccctcccaaTAGCCGGACCACATCTGGAGCAGCAATGGTCTGCACTTGTCGAAACGGCTTTTTCCGGGCAGACACGGACCCCGCAGACAGCGCCTGCACCA gtgtcccctcagcCCCCCGCAATGTCATCTCCAACGTGAACGAGACGTCGCTGGTGCTGGAGTGGAGCGAGCCGCAGGACACGGGCGGGAGGGACGACCTGCTCTACAACGTCATCTGCAAGAAATGCAGCGTGGAGCGGCGCCTGTGCACCCGCTGCGACGACAACGTGGAGTTCGTGCCACGCCAGCTCGGCCTCACTGAGCGACGCATCTACATCAGCAACCTGATGGCCCACACCCAGTACACCTTCGAGATCCAGGCCGTGAACGGCATCTCCAACAAGAGTCCCTACCCTCCCCATTTTGCCTCTGTCAACATCACCACCAACCAGGCAG CCCCGTCTGCCGTACCGACGAtgcacctgcacagcagcaccgGGAACAGCATGACGCTGTCATGGACTCCCCCAGAGAGACCCAACGGCATCATTCTGGACTATGAGATCAAGTACTCGGAGAAG CAAGGCCAGAGTGATGGCATCGCCAACACAGTCACCAGCCAGAAGAACTCGGTGCGGCTGGACGGGCTGAAGGCCAACGCTCGGTACATGGTGCAGGTGCGGGCGCGCACCGTGGCGGGGTACGGCCGCTACAGCCTCCCCACGGAGTTCCAGACCACTGCCGAGGGCG GTTCCACCAGCAAGACtttccaggagctgcctctgatCGTGGGTTCGgccactgcagggctggtgtTCGTCATCGTGGTGGTGGTGATTGCCATCGTCTGCTTCAG GAAAGGGATGGTTACTGAACACCTCCTCTCGTCTCCTTTGGGCAGGAAGCAGCGCAACAACACCGACCCTGAGTacacagagaagctgcagcaatATG TTACCCCTGGGATGAAGGTGTACATTGACCCTTTCACCTACGAGGACCCAAATGAAGCTGTCCGGGAATTCGCCAAAGAGATTGACATCTCCTGTGTGAAAATTGAGGAGGTCATTGGAGCAG GGGAGTTTGGTGAGGTGTGCCGTGGGCGCCTGAAGCTGCCTGGCCGCCGCGAGATCTTCGTGGCCATCAAGACACTGAAGGTGGGCTACACAGAGCGGCAGCGGCGGGACTTCCTGAGCGAGGCCAGCATCATGGGCCAGTTCGACCACCCCAACATCATCCACCTAGAGGGGGTGGTGACCAAGAGCCGCCCCGTCATGATCATCACAGAATTCATGGAGAACTGTGCGCTTGACTCCTTCCTCCGG TTGAATGATGGGCAGTTCACAGTCATCCAGCTGGTGGGAATGATGCGAGGCATCGCCGCTGGCATGAAATACCTTTCGGAGATGAACTATGTGCATCGGGATCTGGCTGCCCGCAACATCCTGGTCAACAGCAACTTGGTCTGCAAAGTGTCTGACTTCGGGCTCTCTCGCTTCCTGGAGGATGACCCAGCTGACCCCACCTACACCAGCTCCCTG GGAGGCAAGATCCCAATCAGATGGACAGCTCCTGAGGCCATCGCCTACCGCAAATTCACTTCAGCCAGCGACGTGTGGAGCTACGGCATTGTCATGTGGGAAGTGATGTCCTACGGGGAGCGACCGTACTGGGACATGTCCAACCAGGAT GTGATCAATGCTGTGGAGCAGGATTACCGCCTGCCACCCCCCATGGACTGCCCCACTGCACTGCACCAGCTGATGCTGGACTGCTGGGTGCGGGACCGCAACCTGAGGCCCAAATTTGCACAGATTGTCAACACGCTGGACAAGCTCATCCGCAATGCTGCCAGCCTGAAGGTCATCGCCAGCGTGCAGTCTGG CATCTCCCAGCCGCTCTTGGACCGCACTGTCCCAGATTACACCACCTTCACCACCGTGGGAGACTGGCTGGATGCCATCAAAATGGGACGGTACAAGGAGAACTTTGTCAATGCTGGGTTTGCCTCCTTCGACCTGGTGGCACAGATGACTGCAGA GGACCTGCTGAGGATAGGGGTGACGCTAGCAGGGCACCAGAAGAAGATCCTGAGCAGCATTCAGGACATGAGGCTGCAGATGAACCAGACGCTCCCAGTGCAGGTTTGA
- the EPHB3 gene encoding ephrin type-B receptor 3 isoform X2: MAAARPGAPPPPPPLLPLLLLLLLPGGRRALEETLMDTKWVTSELAWTTHPETGWEEVSGYDEAMNPIRTYQVCNVREANQNNWLRTKFIQRQDVQRVYVELKFTVRDCNSIPNIPGSCKETFNLFYYESDTDSASANSPFWMENPYIKVDTIAPDESFSKLESGRVNTKVRSFGPLSKNGFYLAFQDLGACMSLISVRAFYKKCSNTIAGFAIFPETLTGAEPTSLVIAPGTCIPNAVEVSVPLKLYCNGDGEWMVPVGACTCAAGYEPTMKDTQCQACGPGTFKSKQGEGPCSPCPPNSRTTSGAAMVCTCRNGFFRADTDPADSACTSVPSAPRNVISNVNETSLVLEWSEPQDTGGRDDLLYNVICKKCSVERRLCTRCDDNVEFVPRQLGLTERRIYISNLMAHTQYTFEIQAVNGISNKSPYPPHFASVNITTNQAAPSAVPTMHLHSSTGNSMTLSWTPPERPNGIILDYEIKYSEKQGQSDGIANTVTSQKNSVRLDGLKANARYMVQVRARTVAGYGRYSLPTEFQTTAEGGSTSKTFQELPLIVGSATAGLVFVIVVVVIAIVCFRKQRNNTDPEYTEKLQQYVTPGMKVYIDPFTYEDPNEAVREFAKEIDISCVKIEEVIGAGEFGEVCRGRLKLPGRREIFVAIKTLKVGYTERQRRDFLSEASIMGQFDHPNIIHLEGVVTKSRPVMIITEFMENCALDSFLRLNDGQFTVIQLVGMMRGIAAGMKYLSEMNYVHRDLAARNILVNSNLVCKVSDFGLSRFLEDDPADPTYTSSLGGKIPIRWTAPEAIAYRKFTSASDVWSYGIVMWEVMSYGERPYWDMSNQDVINAVEQDYRLPPPMDCPTALHQLMLDCWVRDRNLRPKFAQIVNTLDKLIRNAASLKVIASVQSGISQPLLDRTVPDYTTFTTVGDWLDAIKMGRYKENFVNAGFASFDLVAQMTAEDLLRIGVTLAGHQKKILSSIQDMRLQMNQTLPVQV; the protein is encoded by the exons ATGGCCGCGGCCCGCCCGGGggcccccccgccgccgccgccgctgctcccccttctgctgctcttgctgctccCCGGTGGCCGCCGCGCTCTGGAGG AGACCCTGATGGACACAAAGTGGGTGACCTCTGAGTTGGCATGGACAACTCATCCGGAGACAGGG TGGGAAGAAGTCAGTGGTTATGACGAGGCCATGAACCCTATCCGCACGTACCAGGTCTGCAACGTACGGGAGGCCAACCAGAACAACTGGCTTCGTACCAAATTCATCCAGCGCCAGGACGTCCAGCGCGTCTACGTGGAGCTGAAGTTCACTGTGCGGGACTGCAACAGCATTCCCAACATCCCTGGCTCCTGTAAAGAGACCTTCAACCTCTTCTATTATGAGTCAGATACGGATTCTGCCTCTGCAAACAGCCCTTTCTGGATGGAGAACCCCTATATCAAAGTGGATACAATTGCCCCAGATGAGAGCTTCTCCAAGCTGGAGTCTGGCCGTGTGAACACCAAGGTGCGCAGCTTTGGCCCTCTCTCCAAGAATGGTTTTTACCTTGCCTTCCAAGACCTGGGAGCCTGCATGTCCCTCATCTCCGTCCGGGCTTTCTACAAGAAATGCTCCAACACCATTGCTGGCTTTGCTATCTTCCCGGAGACTCTAACGGGGGCCGAGCCCACTTCCCTGGTCATCGCGCCGGGCACCTGCATCCCCAATGCAGTGGAGGTGTCTGTGCCCCTCAAGCTGTACTGCAACGGCGACGGCGAGTGGATGGTACCCGTGGGAGCATGCACGTGTGCTGCTGGATATGAGCCCACCATGAAGGATACCCAGTGCCAAG CGTGCGGCCCAGGAACCTTCAAATCTAAGCAGGGGGAaggtccctgctctccctgccctcccaaTAGCCGGACCACATCTGGAGCAGCAATGGTCTGCACTTGTCGAAACGGCTTTTTCCGGGCAGACACGGACCCCGCAGACAGCGCCTGCACCA gtgtcccctcagcCCCCCGCAATGTCATCTCCAACGTGAACGAGACGTCGCTGGTGCTGGAGTGGAGCGAGCCGCAGGACACGGGCGGGAGGGACGACCTGCTCTACAACGTCATCTGCAAGAAATGCAGCGTGGAGCGGCGCCTGTGCACCCGCTGCGACGACAACGTGGAGTTCGTGCCACGCCAGCTCGGCCTCACTGAGCGACGCATCTACATCAGCAACCTGATGGCCCACACCCAGTACACCTTCGAGATCCAGGCCGTGAACGGCATCTCCAACAAGAGTCCCTACCCTCCCCATTTTGCCTCTGTCAACATCACCACCAACCAGGCAG CCCCGTCTGCCGTACCGACGAtgcacctgcacagcagcaccgGGAACAGCATGACGCTGTCATGGACTCCCCCAGAGAGACCCAACGGCATCATTCTGGACTATGAGATCAAGTACTCGGAGAAG CAAGGCCAGAGTGATGGCATCGCCAACACAGTCACCAGCCAGAAGAACTCGGTGCGGCTGGACGGGCTGAAGGCCAACGCTCGGTACATGGTGCAGGTGCGGGCGCGCACCGTGGCGGGGTACGGCCGCTACAGCCTCCCCACGGAGTTCCAGACCACTGCCGAGGGCG GTTCCACCAGCAAGACtttccaggagctgcctctgatCGTGGGTTCGgccactgcagggctggtgtTCGTCATCGTGGTGGTGGTGATTGCCATCGTCTGCTTCAG GAAGCAGCGCAACAACACCGACCCTGAGTacacagagaagctgcagcaatATG TTACCCCTGGGATGAAGGTGTACATTGACCCTTTCACCTACGAGGACCCAAATGAAGCTGTCCGGGAATTCGCCAAAGAGATTGACATCTCCTGTGTGAAAATTGAGGAGGTCATTGGAGCAG GGGAGTTTGGTGAGGTGTGCCGTGGGCGCCTGAAGCTGCCTGGCCGCCGCGAGATCTTCGTGGCCATCAAGACACTGAAGGTGGGCTACACAGAGCGGCAGCGGCGGGACTTCCTGAGCGAGGCCAGCATCATGGGCCAGTTCGACCACCCCAACATCATCCACCTAGAGGGGGTGGTGACCAAGAGCCGCCCCGTCATGATCATCACAGAATTCATGGAGAACTGTGCGCTTGACTCCTTCCTCCGG TTGAATGATGGGCAGTTCACAGTCATCCAGCTGGTGGGAATGATGCGAGGCATCGCCGCTGGCATGAAATACCTTTCGGAGATGAACTATGTGCATCGGGATCTGGCTGCCCGCAACATCCTGGTCAACAGCAACTTGGTCTGCAAAGTGTCTGACTTCGGGCTCTCTCGCTTCCTGGAGGATGACCCAGCTGACCCCACCTACACCAGCTCCCTG GGAGGCAAGATCCCAATCAGATGGACAGCTCCTGAGGCCATCGCCTACCGCAAATTCACTTCAGCCAGCGACGTGTGGAGCTACGGCATTGTCATGTGGGAAGTGATGTCCTACGGGGAGCGACCGTACTGGGACATGTCCAACCAGGAT GTGATCAATGCTGTGGAGCAGGATTACCGCCTGCCACCCCCCATGGACTGCCCCACTGCACTGCACCAGCTGATGCTGGACTGCTGGGTGCGGGACCGCAACCTGAGGCCCAAATTTGCACAGATTGTCAACACGCTGGACAAGCTCATCCGCAATGCTGCCAGCCTGAAGGTCATCGCCAGCGTGCAGTCTGG CATCTCCCAGCCGCTCTTGGACCGCACTGTCCCAGATTACACCACCTTCACCACCGTGGGAGACTGGCTGGATGCCATCAAAATGGGACGGTACAAGGAGAACTTTGTCAATGCTGGGTTTGCCTCCTTCGACCTGGTGGCACAGATGACTGCAGA GGACCTGCTGAGGATAGGGGTGACGCTAGCAGGGCACCAGAAGAAGATCCTGAGCAGCATTCAGGACATGAGGCTGCAGATGAACCAGACGCTCCCAGTGCAGGTTTGA